The following coding sequences are from one Triticum aestivum cultivar Chinese Spring chromosome 5A, IWGSC CS RefSeq v2.1, whole genome shotgun sequence window:
- the LOC123105219 gene encoding uncharacterized protein isoform X2: protein MDRCRIWWPRQQHQSELESVSTRYLLFGWLFPHAGSVDIVVAAFVSQGEILQSFPNLDTFQTAVFSSNKRMPTVLQESAAFTILGDCVVHLPRDFEGCCVKQKYQPLRSQVVQTQHSDTKQDCSIAFNGPLGIEDQDQSESNGKWECDCSVLDGFLDTYKKSVVKGGDWVHFCCKPDKSLKCNLNQIPVLHHLYLDDQKAEINHCHVILYDIPVAGRNHFSLGEDAPYRMKSPFKKPNWINNLQKRRPFLDLDPIVLALNCSNSARLSVAWKTTNNSSAAHFLFATVFDALVQVVQHFTGIILASVSTIIYIFIQLFRKCLSHVSEHFILQKVFRHSWKNMHLRCSQILYWPIFLQDTSLSSSVNVEYAHRAAIQKHALWSNIIMDLLMGFILGAALLLNMETICSWIFALLHYMTDAVLRSGCVWLMGVPAGFKLNTELAELLGMISLNAIQIYSTLWFMVGGFLRHIIQGLAFSGILLGFTVPVSIFIDIIQLATLHVTMLQWLISLIYSRQIQTVTSLWRLFRGRKWNPLRQRLDSYDYTVEQHVVGSLLFTPVLLLLPTASIFYIFFSILSSTIICLCIVLETAICIIHSTPYAAVILWVTRRQRFPAGLMFLPMSSSSVSTDDDALSVEYHSTSLSGERETDEPIHVHSVPLVSELNCNYNTLGQVIGPHYQKVFNGIALPFCNQLAHGILRGTRIPTTLHLPSSPLPWMHIGIREYWMLCRRATKWGRN, encoded by the exons ACTGCTGTCTTTTCCTCAAATAAAAGGATGCCAACAGTGCTACAAGAATCTGCAGCATTTACCATCCTTGGGGATTGTGTTGTACATCTTCCAAGAGATTTTGAAGGCTGCTGTGTTAAGCAAAAATATCAGCCGTTGCGGTCTCAAGTTGTTCAGACACAGCATTCTGACACAAAACAAGACTGTTCTATTGCATTTAATGGACCATTGGGAATTGAAGATCAAGACCAAAGTGAGAGTAATGGAAAATGGGAATGTGATTGTAGTGTATTAGACGGTTTTCTGGATACTTACAAGAAGTCAGTAGTGAAAGGTGGTGACTGGGTGCACTTCTGCTGTAAGCCTGACAAGAGCTTGAAATGCAATCTGAATCAAATTCCAGTGCTTCATCATTTGTATCTTGATGACCAGAAGGCTGAAATTAATCATTGCCAC GTCATACTTTATGATATTCCTGTTGCTGGTAGAAACCATTTCTCCCTGGGTGAGGATGCACCTTATAGGATGAAGTCTCCCTTCAAAAAGCCAAATTGGATAAATAATCTGCAAAAGAGAAGACCATTTCTTGATTTG GATCCGATTGTGTTGGCGCTTAATTGTTCAAATTCAGCTAGATTGTCAGTTGCTTGGAAAACTACTAATAACAGTTCTGCGGCTCATTTCTTGTTTGCAACTGT GTTTGATGCCTTAGTTCAAGTGGTACAACATTTCACAGGAATAATTTTAGCTTCAGTATCGACTATTATCTACATCTTCATTCAACTGTTCCGAAAATGTTTGAGCCATGTCTCTGAGCACTTTATATTACAAAAGGTTTTCAGACACTCATGGAAAAACATGCATCTCCGTTGTTCCCAAATTCTTTATTGGCCGATTTTCCTCCAAGATACGTCCCTAAG CTCCTCTGTTAATGTCGAATATGCACACAGAGCTGCAATCCAGAAGCATGCTTTATGGTCAAATATTATCATGGATCTTCTGATGGGTTTCATCCTTGGAGCAGCACTATTGTTGAACATGGAGACTATTTGCTCTTGGATTTTTGCTCTTCTTCACTACATGACAGATGCTGTCTTGAGATCTGGTTGTGTGTGGCTGATGGGTGTTCCAGCAGGCTTTAAACTGAATACTGAGTTAGCAGAGCTTCTAGGCATGATTTCTCTGAATGCAATCCAAATATATTCTACCCTTTGGTTCATGGTGGGAGGCTTCCTTAGGCATATAATTCAAGGCCTTGCATTTTCTGGAATTCTTTTAGGCTTCACGGTTCCTGTTTCAATCTTCATTGACATTATCCAGCTTGCGACGTTGCATGTTACCATGCTTCAGTGGTTAATCTCCTTAATATATTCAAGGCAGATTCAGACAGTGACATCATTGTGGCGTCTTTTCAG AGGGCGCAAGTGGAATCCTCTTAGGCAGAGATTAGATAGCTATGACTACACGGTTGAACAACATGTGGTTGGTTCACTGTTGTTTACACCAGTCTTGCTTCTTCTACCCACAGCTTctatattctacatatttttctctATCTTGAGCAGCACAATCATCTGTTTGTGTATAGTGTTGGAAACTGCAATTTGTATAATCCACTCTACTCCTTATGCTGCGGTAATTCTATGGGTGACAAGGAGGCAAAGGTTTCCTGCTGGATTAATGTTCCTTCCTATGTCATCATCATCTGTATCTACTGATGATGATGCTCTATCAGTTGAATATCATTCAACCAGTTTATCTGGCGAAAGGGAAACAGATGAACCCATCCATGTACATTCAGTACCACTAGTTTCAGAACTTAACTGTAACTATAACACCCTTG GACAAGTAATCGGGCCACATTACCAGAAAGTTTTCAACGGGATCGCTCTCCCCTTCTGCAATCAACTGGCACATGGAATCCTCAGGGGCACAAG GATACCTACAACACTGCATCTGCCGTCTTCACCACTGCCCTGGATGCATATTGGCATTAGAGAATACTGGATGCTTTGCCGTCGCGCAACCAAGTGGGGGAGGAATTAA
- the LOC123105219 gene encoding uncharacterized protein isoform X1, producing the protein MDRCRIWWPRQQHQSELESVSTRYLLFGWLFPHAGSVDIVVAAFVSQGEILQSFPNLDTFQTAVFSSNKRMPTVLQESAAFTILGDCVVHLPRDFEGCCVKQKYQPLRSQVVQTQHSDTKQDCSIAFNGPLGIEDQDQSESNGKWECDCSVLDGFLDTYKKSVVKGGDWVHFCCKPDKSLKCNLNQIPVLHHLYLDDQKAEINHCHVILYDIPVAGRNHFSLGEDAPYRMKSPFKKPNWINNLQKRRPFLDLDPIVLALNCSNSARLSVAWKTTNNSSAAHFLFATVFDALVQVVQHFTGIILASVSTIIYIFIQLFRKCLSHVSEHFILQKVFRHSWKNMHLRCSQILYWPIFLQDTSLSSSVNVEYAHRAAIQKHALWSNIIMDLLMGFILGAALLLNMETICSWIFALLHYMTDAVLRSGCVWLMGVPAGFKLNTELAELLGMISLNAIQIYSTLWFMVGGFLRHIIQGLAFSGILLGFTVPVSIFIDIIQLATLHVTMLQWLISLIYSRQIQTVTSLWRLFRGRKWNPLRQRLDSYDYTVEQHVVGSLLFTPVLLLLPTASIFYIFFSILSSTIICLCIVLETAICIIHSTPYAAVILWVTRRQRFPAGLMFLPMSSSSVSTDDDALSVEYHSTSLSGERETDEPIHVHSVPLVSELNCNYNTLGQVIGPHYQKVFNGIALPFCNQLAHGILRGTRLLLISLFRFIPYYGIRDTIFFVISGYLQHCICRLHHCPGCILALENTGCFAVAQPSGGGIKSSPLMINY; encoded by the exons ACTGCTGTCTTTTCCTCAAATAAAAGGATGCCAACAGTGCTACAAGAATCTGCAGCATTTACCATCCTTGGGGATTGTGTTGTACATCTTCCAAGAGATTTTGAAGGCTGCTGTGTTAAGCAAAAATATCAGCCGTTGCGGTCTCAAGTTGTTCAGACACAGCATTCTGACACAAAACAAGACTGTTCTATTGCATTTAATGGACCATTGGGAATTGAAGATCAAGACCAAAGTGAGAGTAATGGAAAATGGGAATGTGATTGTAGTGTATTAGACGGTTTTCTGGATACTTACAAGAAGTCAGTAGTGAAAGGTGGTGACTGGGTGCACTTCTGCTGTAAGCCTGACAAGAGCTTGAAATGCAATCTGAATCAAATTCCAGTGCTTCATCATTTGTATCTTGATGACCAGAAGGCTGAAATTAATCATTGCCAC GTCATACTTTATGATATTCCTGTTGCTGGTAGAAACCATTTCTCCCTGGGTGAGGATGCACCTTATAGGATGAAGTCTCCCTTCAAAAAGCCAAATTGGATAAATAATCTGCAAAAGAGAAGACCATTTCTTGATTTG GATCCGATTGTGTTGGCGCTTAATTGTTCAAATTCAGCTAGATTGTCAGTTGCTTGGAAAACTACTAATAACAGTTCTGCGGCTCATTTCTTGTTTGCAACTGT GTTTGATGCCTTAGTTCAAGTGGTACAACATTTCACAGGAATAATTTTAGCTTCAGTATCGACTATTATCTACATCTTCATTCAACTGTTCCGAAAATGTTTGAGCCATGTCTCTGAGCACTTTATATTACAAAAGGTTTTCAGACACTCATGGAAAAACATGCATCTCCGTTGTTCCCAAATTCTTTATTGGCCGATTTTCCTCCAAGATACGTCCCTAAG CTCCTCTGTTAATGTCGAATATGCACACAGAGCTGCAATCCAGAAGCATGCTTTATGGTCAAATATTATCATGGATCTTCTGATGGGTTTCATCCTTGGAGCAGCACTATTGTTGAACATGGAGACTATTTGCTCTTGGATTTTTGCTCTTCTTCACTACATGACAGATGCTGTCTTGAGATCTGGTTGTGTGTGGCTGATGGGTGTTCCAGCAGGCTTTAAACTGAATACTGAGTTAGCAGAGCTTCTAGGCATGATTTCTCTGAATGCAATCCAAATATATTCTACCCTTTGGTTCATGGTGGGAGGCTTCCTTAGGCATATAATTCAAGGCCTTGCATTTTCTGGAATTCTTTTAGGCTTCACGGTTCCTGTTTCAATCTTCATTGACATTATCCAGCTTGCGACGTTGCATGTTACCATGCTTCAGTGGTTAATCTCCTTAATATATTCAAGGCAGATTCAGACAGTGACATCATTGTGGCGTCTTTTCAG AGGGCGCAAGTGGAATCCTCTTAGGCAGAGATTAGATAGCTATGACTACACGGTTGAACAACATGTGGTTGGTTCACTGTTGTTTACACCAGTCTTGCTTCTTCTACCCACAGCTTctatattctacatatttttctctATCTTGAGCAGCACAATCATCTGTTTGTGTATAGTGTTGGAAACTGCAATTTGTATAATCCACTCTACTCCTTATGCTGCGGTAATTCTATGGGTGACAAGGAGGCAAAGGTTTCCTGCTGGATTAATGTTCCTTCCTATGTCATCATCATCTGTATCTACTGATGATGATGCTCTATCAGTTGAATATCATTCAACCAGTTTATCTGGCGAAAGGGAAACAGATGAACCCATCCATGTACATTCAGTACCACTAGTTTCAGAACTTAACTGTAACTATAACACCCTTG GACAAGTAATCGGGCCACATTACCAGAAAGTTTTCAACGGGATCGCTCTCCCCTTCTGCAATCAACTGGCACATGGAATCCTCAGGGGCACAAGGTTGCTACTTATCTCGTTGTTTAGGTTTATTCCTTATTATGGCATTCGTGACACCATCTTCTTTGTTATATCAGGATACCTACAACACTGCATCTGCCGTCTTCACCACTGCCCTGGATGCATATTGGCATTAGAGAATACTGGATGCTTTGCCGTCGCGCAACCAAGTGGGGGAGGAATTAAAAGTTCTCCGCTTATGATTAACTATTAG